From the Hyphomicrobium sp. ghe19 genome, one window contains:
- a CDS encoding phage portal protein has product MSRISEALASLLFEASGLRSETILESPSQKATATGPLIAYQNLSEPVWAPRDYSAFAREGFMQNAIVYRSVRMIAEAAATIPLLLYEGANEIEDHPLIDLLRRPSLDHTGTDFLEAWYGFLLVAGNAYVEAVALDGEIRELHILRPDRMKVIPGLDGWPEGYEYTVAGRSVRFVDEVAANVRPILHVRLFHPANDHYGMSPIEAAATAIDIHNTASSWNKALLDNSARPSGALVYAAANGQMTEEQFTRLKSELERSFQGARAAGRPLLLEGGLDWKPLSLTPKDMDFIEAKNTAAREIALAIGVPPMLLGIPGDNTYSNDPYDPGGPTNRGVTLEVYANFKGQTLDAGSRPRLISELKSIPEAVVEAIYRRRYFDPAQCAAFTAPLALMHFDAAVNHGVGAATRMLQQVVNVTIDGEIGPETLSAIGSRRLTDLIDEYAEIRRARYRALPHFWRFGRGWLKRVDATLALGKSWGAADGMTRGLLEPAQIAKGESNMSNQAPSAKTIDESAKWWAQSRTLWGTLITAAATVLPVIAPAIGVSLPADLIQTFGNQAVIAVQALAGLFGTALAIYGRFKASSVLSLRKS; this is encoded by the coding sequence ATGTCCCGCATCTCGGAGGCATTGGCTAGCCTTTTGTTCGAAGCCTCCGGGTTGCGTTCTGAGACGATCCTGGAATCGCCGAGCCAAAAAGCGACTGCTACAGGCCCGCTCATCGCCTATCAAAACCTCAGCGAACCCGTGTGGGCGCCGCGCGACTATTCCGCCTTCGCCCGCGAAGGCTTCATGCAGAATGCCATCGTCTATCGCTCCGTGCGCATGATCGCGGAGGCCGCCGCCACGATCCCGCTGCTTCTCTATGAGGGCGCGAATGAGATCGAGGATCATCCGCTGATCGATCTGCTCCGGCGGCCGAGCCTCGATCACACTGGAACGGACTTTCTCGAAGCCTGGTACGGCTTCCTGCTCGTCGCGGGCAACGCCTACGTCGAAGCCGTCGCGCTCGACGGCGAAATCCGCGAGCTGCACATCCTGCGCCCCGACCGCATGAAGGTCATCCCCGGTCTCGACGGCTGGCCGGAAGGCTACGAGTACACCGTGGCGGGACGCTCCGTCCGCTTCGTCGACGAAGTGGCGGCGAACGTGCGTCCGATCCTGCACGTGCGCCTCTTCCATCCGGCCAACGATCACTACGGCATGAGCCCGATCGAAGCGGCGGCGACCGCGATCGACATCCACAACACCGCGTCGAGCTGGAACAAGGCGCTGCTCGATAATTCCGCGCGGCCGTCGGGTGCGCTCGTCTACGCGGCGGCCAACGGTCAAATGACGGAGGAGCAGTTCACGCGCCTCAAAAGCGAGCTCGAGAGGAGTTTCCAAGGCGCGCGCGCTGCCGGACGTCCGCTGCTCTTGGAAGGCGGCCTCGACTGGAAGCCGCTGTCGCTGACGCCGAAGGACATGGACTTCATCGAGGCGAAGAACACCGCGGCGCGCGAGATCGCGCTCGCGATTGGCGTGCCGCCGATGCTGCTCGGCATTCCGGGCGACAATACGTACTCGAATGATCCGTACGATCCCGGCGGCCCGACCAATCGCGGCGTGACGCTCGAAGTTTACGCCAACTTCAAAGGCCAGACGCTCGACGCCGGCTCGCGCCCGCGGCTCATTTCGGAGCTGAAGTCGATCCCCGAAGCCGTCGTCGAGGCCATCTATCGCCGCCGGTATTTCGACCCCGCTCAGTGCGCAGCGTTCACCGCACCGCTGGCGCTGATGCATTTCGATGCCGCCGTGAACCACGGCGTCGGCGCCGCGACCCGGATGCTGCAGCAGGTCGTGAACGTTACGATCGACGGCGAAATCGGCCCCGAAACGCTTTCTGCAATCGGCAGCCGCAGACTGACAGATCTGATCGACGAGTACGCGGAGATCCGGCGCGCCCGGTACAGGGCGCTCCCGCATTTCTGGCGCTTCGGACGGGGCTGGCTGAAACGCGTCGACGCGACATTGGCCCTCGGAAAATCCTGGGGCGCGGCTGACGGCATGACCCGCGGGCTCTTGGAGCCGGCACAAATCGCAAAAGGAGAATCCAACATGAGCAACCAAGCGCCATCTGCAAAGACGATCGACGAATCGGCGAAATGGTGGGCCCAATCGAGGACGCTTTGGGGAACGCTGATCACCGCCGCGGCGACCGTGCTTCCCGTCATCGCGCCGGCAATCGGCGTGAGCCTGCCCGCGGATCTCATCCAGACTTTCGGCAATCAGGCCGTGATCGCCGTTCAGGCGCTCGCCGGCTTGTTCGGGACGGCGCTGGCGATCTACGGCCGGTTCAAGGCGTCCTCGGTCCTCAGCCTGCGAAAGAGTTGA
- a CDS encoding DNA-packaging protein, with amino-acid sequence MRKTYAAKLRNVLNASITNGRLSEILNELSADELEFISHDWELWARDEQLAPLLIAPGDSPAGSRPPGALDVAQDSTNTSGASGRLSERESEAPNQAWRVWLLLGGRGSGKTRAGAEWVRSLALSETSDEATSPRAAAGSRNASRTAPTKERRTAPAKDTRIALVGKTLADVRNVMIEGQSGLLAIHPPKERPLFEPSKRRLTWPNGAIAELFSADEAEALRGPQFTSAWCDEFAKWRGAERAWDMLQFALRLGEAPRVCVTTTPRATKLLKQIIADEATVTVNLATADNATNLAPTFLAEMTRRYAGSAIGRQELLGEIVEDASDGLWRRHWIEEARVENAPEMQRVVVALDPPVTATASSDACGIVVAGLGVDKRAYILADRTIQGRTPELWARAALGAYDDFEADRMVAEVNQGGDLVISVLQQFRENFPVVKVRATRGKWVRAEPVAALYAEGRVAHVGRFDALEDQMCSFGSDGTVKGRSPDRADALVWAITDLLLGDTTKPSVRML; translated from the coding sequence ATGCGGAAAACCTACGCCGCGAAATTGCGGAACGTCTTGAACGCCTCAATCACAAACGGTCGTCTCAGCGAAATCCTGAATGAGCTGAGCGCGGACGAACTCGAGTTCATCTCTCACGACTGGGAGCTATGGGCCCGCGACGAGCAGCTCGCGCCTTTATTGATTGCACCCGGCGACTCCCCTGCGGGGAGCCGGCCGCCGGGTGCGCTCGATGTTGCGCAAGACTCGACCAACACGTCCGGCGCTTCCGGCCGGCTCTCGGAACGCGAGTCGGAAGCGCCAAACCAAGCATGGCGTGTGTGGCTGCTTCTCGGAGGAAGAGGCTCAGGCAAAACACGCGCGGGTGCGGAGTGGGTGAGATCGCTCGCTCTTTCCGAGACCTCGGACGAAGCAACAAGCCCGCGCGCTGCGGCCGGCTCGCGGAACGCGAGTCGCACCGCGCCAACAAAAGAGCGTCGCACCGCGCCAGCAAAAGACACTCGCATCGCGCTGGTCGGCAAAACACTCGCCGACGTGCGCAACGTCATGATCGAAGGCCAGTCGGGCTTGCTCGCAATACATCCGCCGAAAGAGCGGCCGCTGTTCGAGCCCTCGAAACGGCGACTGACGTGGCCGAACGGCGCGATTGCGGAACTGTTCTCGGCTGACGAAGCCGAAGCGCTGCGTGGCCCGCAATTCACGTCCGCCTGGTGCGACGAGTTCGCGAAGTGGCGCGGCGCGGAAAGGGCCTGGGACATGCTGCAGTTCGCACTCCGCCTCGGCGAAGCGCCGCGCGTTTGCGTGACGACGACGCCGCGCGCCACGAAGCTTTTGAAACAGATCATTGCCGACGAGGCGACCGTGACCGTCAACCTGGCGACCGCTGACAACGCGACGAACCTCGCGCCGACGTTCCTCGCCGAGATGACGCGCCGCTACGCGGGCTCCGCCATCGGCCGGCAGGAATTGCTCGGCGAGATCGTCGAAGATGCGAGCGACGGCCTTTGGCGGCGTCATTGGATCGAAGAGGCGCGCGTCGAAAACGCGCCCGAGATGCAACGCGTCGTCGTCGCCCTCGATCCGCCGGTGACGGCGACGGCGTCGTCGGACGCTTGCGGGATCGTGGTCGCGGGATTGGGCGTCGACAAGCGCGCCTACATCTTGGCGGATCGCACCATCCAGGGTCGCACGCCGGAACTCTGGGCGCGGGCGGCGCTCGGTGCATACGATGATTTCGAAGCTGATCGCATGGTGGCCGAGGTCAACCAGGGCGGTGACCTCGTCATCTCGGTTCTGCAGCAGTTTCGCGAGAATTTCCCCGTCGTCAAAGTCAGAGCGACGCGGGGAAAATGGGTTCGTGCCGAGCCGGTCGCGGCGCTCTATGCGGAGGGCCGCGTCGCGCACGTCGGCCGTTTCGATGCGCTGGAAGATCAGATGTGTTCGTTCGGTTCCGACGGCACGGTCAAAGGCCGCAGCCCCGACCGCGCCGACGCACTCGTCTGGGCGATCACGGATTTGCTGCTGGGCGATACGACCAAACCATCGGTCAGGATGCTCTAA
- a CDS encoding GIY-YIG nuclease family protein, with the protein MLSVPELFRRASIEMRGPVPWGSPVNDTSSGVYVIALAETAANFTQNLSEDQLKRWNADQEIIYIGRATRLRKRIAQFYRHEYGRSSPHRGGQDIKLLTGLTQLYWGDATDFANAEKTMIDAFRNEVGALPFGNRMRSAQKRALSN; encoded by the coding sequence ATGCTATCCGTTCCCGAACTCTTTCGAAGAGCTTCCATAGAGATGCGCGGGCCCGTGCCGTGGGGCAGCCCCGTAAATGACACCTCTTCCGGTGTTTATGTCATCGCTCTTGCCGAGACAGCTGCAAACTTCACGCAGAACTTGTCGGAAGACCAACTGAAGCGTTGGAATGCTGACCAAGAGATCATTTACATCGGACGAGCGACCCGGCTTCGGAAGCGTATCGCTCAATTTTATCGTCACGAATACGGCAGATCGAGCCCGCATAGAGGTGGTCAGGACATCAAGTTGCTGACTGGCTTGACCCAACTCTACTGGGGTGACGCGACGGATTTTGCAAATGCAGAGAAAACTATGATCGATGCATTTCGGAATGAGGTCGGCGCGTTGCCGTTCGGCAATCGAATGCGGTCGGCTCAGAAGCGAGCGTTGTCGAATTGA
- a CDS encoding YcgN family cysteine cluster protein, whose translation MEEQDLMLDGNDPPFWRTKTLEEMNRDEWEALCDGCGRCCLVKLEDEDTAEVYLTRLSCAQLDVRTCRCKDYPNRFKKMPDCLEIDIARARELSWLPKTCAYRLVGEGQDLMWWHPLVSGSPDTVHQAGVSVRSFAMSERRVKEENYWKYIIPDLRPEEDEDQNRHRSGTPQIPSEPAE comes from the coding sequence ATGGAAGAGCAAGACTTGATGTTGGACGGCAACGATCCACCGTTCTGGCGCACGAAGACGCTCGAAGAGATGAACCGCGACGAGTGGGAAGCTCTGTGCGACGGCTGCGGTCGATGCTGCCTGGTTAAGCTCGAGGACGAGGACACGGCCGAGGTCTACCTGACGCGCCTGTCGTGCGCGCAGCTCGATGTTCGGACCTGCCGCTGCAAGGACTATCCCAATCGCTTCAAGAAGATGCCGGATTGTCTTGAGATCGATATTGCACGCGCGCGCGAGCTTTCCTGGCTGCCGAAGACATGCGCCTACCGCCTTGTCGGTGAGGGACAAGACCTGATGTGGTGGCACCCGCTGGTCTCAGGTTCGCCCGACACCGTGCATCAGGCCGGTGTTTCCGTCCGCAGCTTCGCGATGAGCGAACGTCGCGTCAAAGAAGAGAATTATTGGAAATACATTATTCCGGATCTGAGGCCTGAAGAGGATGAAGATCAAAACCGCCATCGTTCCGGCACCCCGCAAATTCCATCCGAACCCGCCGAATAG
- a CDS encoding transglycosylase domain-containing protein — protein sequence MNDWFHRQGGRDRFIDWLRLDSQINSALGEAWSRVKDYWNAGSSYFARFQLVGWRRLLNEFASESLTMLFGGFVVLYGLALPAFEEFDESKFLTGRYAVKFLDVNGNEIGRRGILHNDAVPLEDIPDVLIKATLSTEDRRFFEHYGIDVLGTMRALVTNVQANEVVQGGSTLTQQLAKNLFLSSERSLQRKIKELFLSFLLESRYSKREILKLYFDRAYMGGGTFGVEAASQYYFGKSVRDINMSEAAVLAGLFKAPSKYSPLVDLAASRARTNQVLDNLVEAKYYTAGQVHSARMNPAKIVEARTSTSPDWYLDWAFEEVQRLADGKNQFVLTARTTVDLTLQRQAEEALAAALRKEGRDLHFSSGAIVLMETDGKVRAIVGGPDYGESQFNRATHAKRQPGSSFKIYVYATAMENGFTPETIVRDASRSCGNWSPSNYGGGGGSGSRIPLWMALAKSLNTVAAELSFVVGREKVVEMTKRVGIEGVKKTCSMALGDGGITVLEHTGGVATFANGGKLAKPYGILDITTSKGDLLYSRERDEPPPRQVVSRHVAEEMNVMLNRVVTEGTGGMANLDFTNVAGKTGTSTGPKDAWFMGFTGKYVAGVWIGNDDNRPMRSGVTGGHQAAPIWRDLMTVAHTDMNIPTIPGLAPHPRQVAEQQRLAEVRAAQVAAGIEPAQLAADAKTQAVLPSKTRDALKVLVSALRKANGQAEAAPAAASGPSHAPASPIDPKQEAPQPATRPEAPKTDRRATLLDTSHDDLSVPAATPSASPPTKSPAPAATH from the coding sequence TTGAACGACTGGTTTCACAGACAGGGCGGCCGCGACCGCTTCATCGACTGGCTCAGGCTCGATTCGCAGATCAATTCCGCGCTCGGGGAAGCATGGTCGCGCGTCAAAGACTACTGGAATGCCGGATCGAGCTACTTTGCCAGATTCCAGCTCGTCGGCTGGCGCCGCCTCCTCAATGAATTCGCCTCCGAAAGCCTGACGATGCTGTTCGGCGGCTTCGTCGTTCTTTACGGGCTCGCACTTCCGGCGTTCGAGGAATTCGATGAGAGCAAATTTCTGACCGGGCGCTACGCGGTCAAATTCCTCGACGTCAACGGTAACGAGATCGGCCGCCGCGGCATTCTCCACAACGACGCGGTGCCGCTGGAAGATATCCCTGACGTCCTGATTAAGGCGACGCTGTCGACGGAAGACCGGCGCTTCTTCGAGCACTACGGCATCGACGTTCTCGGCACGATGCGCGCGCTCGTCACCAACGTACAGGCGAACGAGGTCGTGCAGGGCGGCTCGACGCTGACGCAACAGCTCGCGAAAAACCTGTTCCTATCGTCTGAGCGCTCGCTGCAGCGAAAGATCAAGGAGCTGTTTCTCTCGTTCCTTCTCGAGAGCCGCTACTCGAAGCGGGAAATCCTGAAGCTCTATTTCGATCGCGCCTATATGGGCGGCGGCACCTTCGGCGTCGAAGCGGCGTCGCAATACTACTTCGGCAAGTCCGTTCGCGACATCAACATGTCGGAAGCGGCCGTGCTGGCCGGTCTCTTCAAGGCGCCTTCGAAATACTCGCCGCTCGTCGATCTGGCGGCGTCGCGCGCGCGGACCAACCAGGTTCTCGATAACCTCGTCGAGGCCAAGTATTACACGGCGGGCCAAGTGCATTCGGCGCGCATGAACCCGGCGAAGATCGTCGAGGCGCGCACCTCGACGAGCCCCGACTGGTATCTCGATTGGGCCTTCGAAGAAGTTCAGCGCCTCGCCGACGGTAAAAATCAGTTCGTGCTGACGGCGCGGACGACGGTCGACCTGACGCTGCAGCGGCAGGCCGAAGAGGCTCTCGCTGCGGCTCTGCGCAAGGAAGGCCGCGATCTCCACTTTAGCTCAGGCGCGATCGTCCTGATGGAGACGGATGGAAAAGTCCGGGCGATCGTCGGCGGCCCCGACTACGGCGAAAGTCAATTCAACCGCGCAACCCACGCCAAGCGCCAGCCGGGCTCGTCGTTCAAGATCTACGTTTATGCGACTGCGATGGAGAACGGCTTCACGCCGGAGACCATCGTCAGAGACGCGTCGCGTTCGTGCGGAAACTGGTCGCCGTCGAACTACGGCGGCGGCGGCGGCTCGGGCTCGCGGATCCCGCTCTGGATGGCGCTGGCCAAATCGTTGAACACGGTTGCGGCAGAGCTGTCGTTCGTCGTCGGACGGGAAAAGGTCGTCGAGATGACCAAGCGTGTCGGCATCGAGGGCGTCAAGAAAACCTGCTCGATGGCGCTAGGCGACGGCGGCATCACCGTTCTCGAGCACACCGGCGGCGTCGCGACATTCGCGAACGGCGGCAAGCTCGCCAAGCCCTACGGCATTCTCGACATCACGACATCGAAGGGCGATCTTCTTTATTCGCGCGAACGCGACGAACCGCCCCCGCGCCAAGTCGTGTCGCGGCACGTCGCCGAAGAGATGAACGTCATGCTCAATCGCGTGGTGACGGAAGGGACGGGCGGCATGGCCAATCTCGATTTCACCAACGTCGCGGGAAAGACCGGCACTTCCACCGGTCCCAAGGACGCATGGTTCATGGGCTTCACCGGCAAATACGTCGCGGGCGTCTGGATCGGCAACGACGACAACCGGCCGATGCGCTCCGGCGTCACGGGCGGCCATCAGGCGGCGCCGATCTGGCGCGACCTGATGACGGTCGCGCACACCGACATGAATATTCCGACCATTCCGGGCCTCGCCCCGCATCCGCGTCAGGTTGCCGAGCAACAGCGCCTTGCGGAAGTCAGAGCAGCGCAAGTCGCGGCGGGCATTGAACCGGCGCAGCTTGCAGCGGACGCGAAGACGCAGGCCGTCCTGCCGTCAAAGACGCGCGATGCTCTCAAGGTTCTCGTCTCGGCGCTTCGCAAGGCGAACGGCCAAGCGGAGGCCGCGCCAGCGGCCGCGTCCGGACCATCGCATGCCCCAGCGTCACCAATCGATCCGAAGCAGGAGGCGCCACAGCCTGCGACCCGGCCGGAGGCTCCGAAGACCGACCGGCGCGCGACATTGCTTGACACATCTCACGACGATCTTTCAGTACCGGCGGCAACGCCGTCCGCGTCGCCGCCAACGAAGTCACCGGCTCCAGCAGCTACCCATTGA